The window GCGGTGAACTGCCTGGTCAAGGGCAGTGGCTGCGGCTCGTACACGCTGCGCGGCGGGACGTCGCCGGCGCTGCGCGGGCTGATGACGTGGTCGATCAACTGGGACAAGTACTACAACTGGGAGTTCCAGAACAGCCACGAGCCGTTCCTGAACTCGCTGCCGTGACGCCGGGCAGTGTGCCCCGCTCGGCTGGGGCACACTGCCTGACATGGTGCTGGTGACATCTTGAAGCGTGCGCAGGGCGAGTCCGTGCTCTCGCGCGTCGTCCGCATCTTCGAGTCCTTCGGGCCGGACACCCCGGCGCTGCGGGTCACCGACCTCGCGCGGCGGGCCGGCCTGCACGTCGCGACCGCGTCGCGGCTCGTCGACGAGCTGGTCGGCCACGGCTGGCTGCACCGCGACCCCGATCGGAGGATCCGCGTGGGCGTTCGACTGTGGGAGCTGGCATCGCGCGCGTCGCCGACGCTCGGGCTGCGCGAAGCGGCGATGCCGTTCATGGAGGACCTGCACGCCGTCGTCGGGCACCACACCCAGCTCGCGGTCCTGGAGGACCGCGAGGTGCTGTTCGTCGAGCGGCTTTCGGCGCCCGGCGCGGTCGTCAACGTGACGCGGGTGGCCGGGCGGTTGCCGCTGCACGCGTCGTCGTCCGGGCTGGTGCTGCTCGCGCACGCGCCCGCCGACCTGCAGGAACAGGTGCTGGCGGGTCCGCTGGGCGCGTTCCGGCGCACGACGTTGACCGAGCCGGCGCGGCTGCGGCGGTTCCTCGCCGACGTCCGGCGGGACGGCTACGCGTTCTGCGCGGGCTTCATCGACGAGGAGACGACCGGGATCGCCGTGCCGCTGCGGGGGCCGGGCGGGGACGTCGTCGCGGCGCTGTCGGTGATCGTGCCCAACGACCGGAACGCACGGGCGCAGATCCCCGCGTTGCGGGCGGCGGCGCGTGGCATCTCGCGGATGCTCTCTCACTGAATGAGAATGACGTAGTGGGCGCGGGCCGCGCCGGGAGATGCTCGGGCTCTCCGCTGAAAGGACGTTCCCGTGCGCACCCAGGTCGTCATCGTCGGCGCCGGCCCGGCCGGGCTGCTGCTGTCCCACCTGCTCGGGCTCGACGGCGTCGACTCGGTGCTGCTCGAACGGCAGACCGCCGAGTACGTCCAGGCGCGCATCCGCGCGGGCATTCTCGAGGCGGGCACGGTCGAGCTGCTGCGCTCGGCCGGTCTCGGCGACCGGCTCGACGTCGAGGGTATGGAACATCGCGGGATCCACCTGCAGTGGCCTGGCGAGCGGCACCACGTCGACTTCGTCGACCTGATCGGCCGGTCGGTGACGGTGTACGGGCAGACGGAGGTCACCAAGGACCTGATGGCGGCGCGGGAAAAGGCCGGACGTCCGGCGTACTACTCGGCTTCGGACGTCGCCGTGCACGACGTCACCGGTAAGCCGTGCGTGACCTTTGTGGACAGTGACGGTACCGCGCGGCGGGTCGACGCGGACGTCGTCGTCGGCTGCGACGGGTTCCACGGGCCGAGCCGCGCGTCGATTCCGGAGCCGCGAGTGTGGGAGCGGACGTACCCGTTCGCTTGGCTGGGTGTGCTGGCCGACGTCGCGCCGTCGACGGACGAGCTGATCTACGCCTGGCATCCCGACGGCTTCGCGATGCACAGCATGCGGTCGCCGCGGGTGAGCCGGTTCTACCTGCAGGTGGCGCCGGACGAGGACATCGCCGAGTGGAGCGACGACCGGATCTGGACGGCTTTGTCGGCGCGGCTGGGTGTGCCGGGGTGGACGTTGCGGACCGGGCCGATCACCGAGAAGAGCGTGCTGCCGATGCGGAGCTTCGTGTCGACGCCGATGTGGCACGGAAACCTCTACCTGGCTGGAGATGCCGCGCACATCGTGCCGCCGACCGGGGCGAAGGGGCTGAACCTCGCGGTGGCCGACGTGGCGCTGCTGGCGCGCGCGGTGACGGCGTCGCTCCGCGGCGACGACCGGCTCGCCGACGCGTACTCGGAGACGGCGTTGCGGCGAGTCTGGCGCTGCACGCACTTCTCGTGGTGGATGACGTCGATGCTGCACCGCCACGGCGACGACTTCGACGCCCAGCTCCAGCTGTCGCAGCTCCACCGCACGGTGAGTTCGGTGTCCGCGGCGACGGAGCTGGCTGACAACTACGCGGGCCTGCCCCGGTAACCCCGTGCGGGAAGGGGCACCACACGTGATCAGCCGGGCATCACCTGTGTCTGGGGAGGCATCACTCGTGATGGGAGGGGCATCGGCGCGATGCCCCTCCCATCACGCTTGATGCCCGCTCAGTCACGCGTGATGCCTTTCTGGTCACGCGGCTGGTTCTGGCCCTTGACGTGTGGATCCTGCGCGTCCCGCACCCCGGCACCCTCACCACGGAGATCCGTCTTCGGTAGCCGGACGGTGAACGTCGACCCGGTGTCCACTTCGGACTTCGCGGTCACCGTGCCGCCGTGTGCCCGCACGAGGTGCCGCACGATGGCGAGGCCGAGCCCGCTGCCGCCGGTCTGGCGGCTGCGCGACTTCTCGGCCCGCCAGAACCGCTCGAACACGTGCGGGAGGTCCTCGGCCGCGATCCCGGCGCCGGTGTCCGCCACGGCGATCACCACTTCGTCCACAGTGGACGAAACGTGGATCGTCACGAGGCCGCCGGGCGGCGTGTGCCGGACCGCGTTGGTCACCAGGTTGGAGACGACCTGGCGCAGCCGCACTGGATCGGCCGTCAGCCCGGTGTCGCCGTGCGCCGAGACGGTGAGCGTGACGCCGGCCGCGGCCGCGCGGTCGGCGTGCGCGGCAGCGACGTGGCCGGCCAGCTCGGCCGCGTCCACCGGCTCCGGGTGCAGCCGCAGCCGCCCGGCGTCGGCCGCGGCGAGGTCCTGCAGGTCCTCGACGATGTGCTGCAGCAGCACGGTTTCCTCGAGCAGCGACGTCGTCAGCGCACGGTCGAACGGCAGATGGCCGTCCTCGGCGGCTTCGAGCCGGCCGCGGATGACGTTGAGCGGGTTGCGCAGCTCGTGGGCGATGTCGCTGACCATCGCCTTGCGCTGCTCCTCGATGCGTTCGCGGCGGGCGGTGAGGTCGTTGAACGCGGCGGCCAGGTAGCCGACCTCGTCGCGGGACTTCACCGGCGCCGGCCGGTCCTGCTGCGCCGCCTCGGTCAGCGCGCGCAGCGGCCGGGACAGCCGCCGCGCGACCAGCACGGTGATCGCCGCGGCCAGCACCAGCACGCCGCCGGTCACCGCGAGGATCCGCGTCAGGTTCTCCTTCGACAGCGTGAACGTCGGCAGCTGCGACCCGCCGGGACCGAGCGTGAAGAGCAACGCGGGCGGCGCGACGTACGGCGTCAGCTGCGCGCGGCGCGCGGAATCGACGCAGCCCTGGCTGCGGCGCTGGTCCGTCTCGCCGAGCGCTTCGAAGTCGAGCCCCAGCTGCACCGGCGGCTGCTTCTGGGCCTCGAGGCAGCTGTTCACGGCGTCGTTGAGCTTGGCCAGCGCGGCGGCCTCGGTCGGCGTGGCCTCGGCGAGGTCGTAGACCCCGCACTTGGCCGCGAAGTAGCGCGCGGCCAGCGGGTCGAGGCCGGTGAGCTGCGGACGCCCGCTCGCCGCGTCCCGCACCTGGCTGGGGAAGCCGAGGTCGGTCAGGCAGGAGGCGACCTTCCGGGCGAGGCCGTCGAGGTCGCTGTGCTCGGCCGCGGGCAGCCGGTACGGGCCGACCGCGCGCGGGTCGATGCCGCTGGTCCCGGCCTGGGGCAGCAGCACCGGGTCGACGTGCAGCGGGTCGACCGACGCGGTCGCCTTCACCGGCAGCGTGACCGGCGCGCCGCCGGAGTCGCCGAGGACGCGGCGGTCGAGCGTGGTCAGCACGATCCGCCGTCCGGTCTGGTCCGACAGCGCCTTCAGCTTCGGCCCGACCTGGTCCCAGGTGTGGTTGGCCGCGGCGAACCCGAGCACCTCGGTGTAGATCGTCGCGTCGCCGGAGAGCGCCTGGCCCTGCTCCTGCTGGATCGCGCGGGTGGTGGTCTGCACGGCCAGCCACGCGGTCGCGGCGATCGAACCCAGCGCGATCAGCAGGGAGACCGCCGTCAACCGGACGACGAGACTGCGCCGGAGGGGGAAGCTACGCGTCATTTTCCGCCGTCAGCTTGTACCCCACGCCGAACACGGTCCGCAGGTAGACGGGCTTCTGCGGATCGGGCTCGAGCTTCTTGCGCAGGTTGAGCACGTGGACGTCGATGATCCGGGTGCTGACGAAGCGGTCGTCGTCGCGGGTGAGCTCCAGCAGCTGACGGCGGGTGAACACCCGGCCCGGCTGCCGGATCAGGGTCTCCAGCAGCTGGAACTCACCCGGCGTGGTCTCCACCGGGCGGCCGCCGATCGACACCTCGTGCCGCACCGGATCGAGCCGCAGCGCGCCCGAGTGCAACGCCGTGTCCGGCGGTTCGCCGCGCGAGGCCGTCCGCCGCAGCAGCGTCCGGACGCGGGCCATCAGCTCGCGCGGGCTGTAGGGCTTGGTCAGGTAGTCGTCGGCGCCGAGGTCGAGGCCGAGCAGCAGGTCGTCCTCGGTCGCACGGGCGGTGAGCATCAGCACCGCGACGTCGGACTCGCCGCGCAGGATCCGGCAGACGTCGAGGCCGTCGACCTTGGGCATCATCACGTCGAGGACCAGCAGGTCGGGGCGTTCGCGGCGGGCTTCGTCGAGCGCCGCCCGGCCGTCCGGGGCCAGCACGACGGTGTGGCCCTCGCTTTCGAGGTAGAGCCGGAGGACCTCGGCCTGCTTCTCGTCGTCCTCGGCGACCAGTACACGTGCGCACACGGCGTCGAGGTTAGGCGTCCTGACACCGTTGCCACCCGATCCTGACCGGATCTTCATACCTCCGGGCACGAGCCAGGTCTTTGTCAAAGTGTTGACCCCGCCTCCCGGGCAGGTAAAGGTCGGATGACAGGGCTGTCGGCTTCGGGAGGCACCGGGTGCGATTCAGGTTCATGGCGGCGATGGTCGCAGCGGCGGTGATCGGGGCGCCCGCCGTCGCCTCAGCGGCTCCGACAACGTTGTCACCGCTGGTAGGAGACCCGTCGGCCTACGTCGACCCGCTGATCGGCACCGGCCGGGGCGGCAGCTCGGTCGGCGAAATCAACAACTTTCCGGGCCCGGCGGTGCCGTTCGGGATGATGCAGTTCTCGCCGGACACGCAGGGCGCGTACGCCGGCTACCAGTACCACTCCGACCAGATCCGAGGTTTCAGCCTCGACCACGCGTCGGTCGGCTGCAACGCGTTCGGCGACGTGCCGATCCTGCCGGTCACCGGCGACGTCGGCAGCGCGCCCTGGGACCGCGTCGAGCACTTCGCGCACGACGACGAGCAGGCCGAGCCGGGCTACTACGCCGTGACGCTCGCCGACTCGAAGGTCCGGGCCGAGCTGACCGCGACCACGCGCACCGGGCTCGCGACGTTCACCTACCCGGCGGGCTCGACGCCGCAGGTGCTCGTCAAGGGCGGTGCGAGCCTCGCCGGGAACTCGAAGGCCGATCTGAAGGTCACCGGTGACCGCGAGGTCAGCGGTTCGGCCACGACCGGCAACTTCTGCGGCAAGGGCAACAAGTACACGGTCTACTACGCCATCACGTTCGACCAGCCGTTCACCGCGCACGGCACCTGGGACGGCTCGTCCGTCAAGCCCGGCACCGACAGCGTCGACTCGCCACGGGCGGGCGCGTACCTGACCTTCGGCTCGGAAACCGTGCACGCCAAGGTGTCGATGTCCTTCGTGGGCGTCGACGGCGCGAAGGCGAACATGGCCGCGGAAGTCCCCGGCTGGGACTTCGCCGCCCTGCGCACGGCCACCAGGGACCAGTGGACGCAGACGCTGGGCAAGATCCGGGTCGCGGGCAAGGACACCGCGCAGCTCAAGACGTTCTACACCGCGCTGTACCACTCGCTGATGCACCCCAACACCTTCGACGACGCCGACGGGCGCTACATCGGCTTCGACAACCAGATCCGGACGTTGCCGAAGGGCCACCACCAGTACGCGAACTTCTCGGACTGGGACACCTACCGCTCGCTCGCGCCGCTGCACGCCATGCTCTTCCCGAAGGAAGCCAGCGACATGGCGCAGTCGCTCACGAACGACGCCGTGCAGGGCGGCTGGTGGCCGCGGTGGCCGATGGCGAACGGCTACACCGGCCAGATGACCGGCGACAGTTCGGTCGCGCTGATCTCGAACCTCTACGCGTTCGGCGCCCGCGACTTCGACGTCAAGACCGCGTTGAAGTACCTCGTGAAGGGGGCGACTTCGGTCGACAACACGCCCGGCGCGTACCAGGAACGCCGCGGCATCGAGGATTACGTCGCTCGCGGGTACCTGCCGAACAACGACGCCTCGCGCGGCGACCACGCCCGGGTCGGCGCGTCGATCACGCTGGAGTGGGCGATCGACGACTTCGCCATCGCCCAGTTCGCGCAGGGCATCGGCGACCGCGACGTCGCGCGCGAGTTCACCAAACGCGGCCAGAACTGGCAGAACATCTTCAACCCCTTGACGGACTACCTGCAGCCGCGCGCGCAGGACGGCCGCTTCCCGGACGGCCCGGCGTACGTCCCGCCGCCACCCGGCAAGTTCGGCCAGGACGGCTTCGACGAGGGCAACGCCGCGCAGTACACCTGGCTAGTCCCGCAGGACCCGGCCGGGCTGGTGACGGCGATGGGCGGCCCCGCGGCCGTGTCACAGCGGCTGGACACCTTCTTCCAGAAGCTGAACGTCGGCCCGAACGAGCCGAACATGTGGGCCGGCAACGAGCCCGACTTCGGCGTCCCGTTCCTGTACAACCACGTCGGGCAGCCGTGGAAGACCCAGCAGGTAGTCCGCGAGATCGCCACGACGCTGTTCAGCGCGACCCCGGACGGCGAACCGGGCAACGACGACCTCGGCGCGCAGTCGTCGTGGTACGTCTGGGCCGCGCTCGGCATCTACCCGGCGACCCCCGGTACGCCGGACCTGGTCGTCGCCAGCCCGCTGTTCGAGCGGGCGGTGTTGTCCCTCCCGAATGGACGGACGATCGACATCCACGCCCCGAAGGCCCCGGCGGCGTACGTCCACGACCTGTCGCTGAACGGCCACGACTGGGACCGGACGTACCTGCCCGCGAACACCGCGCGCGACGGCGGACGGCTGGACTTCTCGCTCGCGTCCACTCCGGACCGGCACTGGGCGGCGGACGCGGCCCCACCGTCCTATCGCGACGGTGAGCGGCCGTTCCTGGCGTCGGCGACCAACCAGGT of the Amycolatopsis sp. NBC_01488 genome contains:
- a CDS encoding sensor histidine kinase, with translation MTRSFPLRRSLVVRLTAVSLLIALGSIAATAWLAVQTTTRAIQQEQGQALSGDATIYTEVLGFAAANHTWDQVGPKLKALSDQTGRRIVLTTLDRRVLGDSGGAPVTLPVKATASVDPLHVDPVLLPQAGTSGIDPRAVGPYRLPAAEHSDLDGLARKVASCLTDLGFPSQVRDAASGRPQLTGLDPLAARYFAAKCGVYDLAEATPTEAAALAKLNDAVNSCLEAQKQPPVQLGLDFEALGETDQRRSQGCVDSARRAQLTPYVAPPALLFTLGPGGSQLPTFTLSKENLTRILAVTGGVLVLAAAITVLVARRLSRPLRALTEAAQQDRPAPVKSRDEVGYLAAAFNDLTARRERIEEQRKAMVSDIAHELRNPLNVIRGRLEAAEDGHLPFDRALTTSLLEETVLLQHIVEDLQDLAAADAGRLRLHPEPVDAAELAGHVAAAHADRAAAAGVTLTVSAHGDTGLTADPVRLRQVVSNLVTNAVRHTPPGGLVTIHVSSTVDEVVIAVADTGAGIAAEDLPHVFERFWRAEKSRSRQTGGSGLGLAIVRHLVRAHGGTVTAKSEVDTGSTFTVRLPKTDLRGEGAGVRDAQDPHVKGQNQPRDQKGITRD
- a CDS encoding 4-hydroxybenzoate 3-monooxygenase encodes the protein MRTQVVIVGAGPAGLLLSHLLGLDGVDSVLLERQTAEYVQARIRAGILEAGTVELLRSAGLGDRLDVEGMEHRGIHLQWPGERHHVDFVDLIGRSVTVYGQTEVTKDLMAAREKAGRPAYYSASDVAVHDVTGKPCVTFVDSDGTARRVDADVVVGCDGFHGPSRASIPEPRVWERTYPFAWLGVLADVAPSTDELIYAWHPDGFAMHSMRSPRVSRFYLQVAPDEDIAEWSDDRIWTALSARLGVPGWTLRTGPITEKSVLPMRSFVSTPMWHGNLYLAGDAAHIVPPTGAKGLNLAVADVALLARAVTASLRGDDRLADAYSETALRRVWRCTHFSWWMTSMLHRHGDDFDAQLQLSQLHRTVSSVSAATELADNYAGLPR
- a CDS encoding IclR family transcriptional regulator, with amino-acid sequence MKRAQGESVLSRVVRIFESFGPDTPALRVTDLARRAGLHVATASRLVDELVGHGWLHRDPDRRIRVGVRLWELASRASPTLGLREAAMPFMEDLHAVVGHHTQLAVLEDREVLFVERLSAPGAVVNVTRVAGRLPLHASSSGLVLLAHAPADLQEQVLAGPLGAFRRTTLTEPARLRRFLADVRRDGYAFCAGFIDEETTGIAVPLRGPGGDVVAALSVIVPNDRNARAQIPALRAAARGISRMLSH
- a CDS encoding GH92 family glycosyl hydrolase encodes the protein MRFRFMAAMVAAAVIGAPAVASAAPTTLSPLVGDPSAYVDPLIGTGRGGSSVGEINNFPGPAVPFGMMQFSPDTQGAYAGYQYHSDQIRGFSLDHASVGCNAFGDVPILPVTGDVGSAPWDRVEHFAHDDEQAEPGYYAVTLADSKVRAELTATTRTGLATFTYPAGSTPQVLVKGGASLAGNSKADLKVTGDREVSGSATTGNFCGKGNKYTVYYAITFDQPFTAHGTWDGSSVKPGTDSVDSPRAGAYLTFGSETVHAKVSMSFVGVDGAKANMAAEVPGWDFAALRTATRDQWTQTLGKIRVAGKDTAQLKTFYTALYHSLMHPNTFDDADGRYIGFDNQIRTLPKGHHQYANFSDWDTYRSLAPLHAMLFPKEASDMAQSLTNDAVQGGWWPRWPMANGYTGQMTGDSSVALISNLYAFGARDFDVKTALKYLVKGATSVDNTPGAYQERRGIEDYVARGYLPNNDASRGDHARVGASITLEWAIDDFAIAQFAQGIGDRDVAREFTKRGQNWQNIFNPLTDYLQPRAQDGRFPDGPAYVPPPPGKFGQDGFDEGNAAQYTWLVPQDPAGLVTAMGGPAAVSQRLDTFFQKLNVGPNEPNMWAGNEPDFGVPFLYNHVGQPWKTQQVVREIATTLFSATPDGEPGNDDLGAQSSWYVWAALGIYPATPGTPDLVVASPLFERAVLSLPNGRTIDIHAPKAPAAYVHDLSLNGHDWDRTYLPANTARDGGRLDFSLASTPDRHWAADAAPPSYRDGERPFLASATNQVVVEPGTSGEVTVSGQRLSGHDRALDVATRAPAGITVTGPRQLKLDDRTGSGTAKLGVSVAAGTPEGYYQVPVTVRGGSTSVPGSVIVLVAPKGGLAAAYSNVGISDDGDTGSADIDGAGNSLSRQALAAAGLVGGTPAQAVGTTFTWPAAPAGRPDNVVPAGQTVQVSGTRLSFIGTASNGDHQAKATVTFTDGTTALADLSFGDWVFPGGGTDPVFGNTLAARTGHRNQPGGQGGGASVYATTPFDAPAGKRIASVTLPSEANLHVFAIGLA
- a CDS encoding response regulator transcription factor, whose protein sequence is MCARVLVAEDDEKQAEVLRLYLESEGHTVVLAPDGRAALDEARRERPDLLVLDVMMPKVDGLDVCRILRGESDVAVLMLTARATEDDLLLGLDLGADDYLTKPYSPRELMARVRTLLRRTASRGEPPDTALHSGALRLDPVRHEVSIGGRPVETTPGEFQLLETLIRQPGRVFTRRQLLELTRDDDRFVSTRIIDVHVLNLRKKLEPDPQKPVYLRTVFGVGYKLTAENDA